One stretch of Chryseobacterium sp. LJ668 DNA includes these proteins:
- the rplR gene encoding 50S ribosomal protein L18: MALSKLEKRIRIKRRVRGKISGSSELPRLSVYKSNKEIYAQLIDDKDGKTLASASSREKGVDANGTKSEISAAVGKAIAAKAIAAGIEAIVFDRNGFVYHGRVKALADGAREGGLKF, from the coding sequence ATGGCACTAAGTAAATTAGAAAAAAGAATAAGAATAAAAAGAAGAGTAAGAGGGAAAATCTCTGGATCTTCTGAATTGCCAAGATTATCTGTATACAAGAGTAATAAGGAAATTTACGCTCAGTTAATAGACGATAAAGATGGTAAAACTTTAGCTTCAGCTTCTTCGAGAGAAAAAGGTGTGGATGCTAACGGTACTAAAAGTGAAATTTCTGCTGCTGTAGGTAAAGCTATTGCTGCCAAAGCTATTGCTGCTGGGATTGAAGCTATTGTATTTGATAGAAACGGTTTCGTATATCACGGTAGAGTTAAGGCTTTAGCTGACGGTGCGAGAGAAGGAGGACTTAAATTCTAA
- the rplO gene encoding 50S ribosomal protein L15, producing MNLNNIRPAAGSTFSSKRIGRGQGSGKGGTAGKGHNGQQARAGYSQKIGFEGGQMPLQRRLPKFGFKNVNRKEYRAINLDDIQNLIDTKSLTGDITKEVLVENGLATKKEIVKIMGRGELKSAVSISADKFTKSAEELISKAGGKAITL from the coding sequence ATGAATTTAAACAACATAAGACCTGCAGCAGGTTCTACTTTTAGTTCAAAAAGAATTGGTAGAGGACAAGGTAGTGGAAAAGGCGGTACAGCTGGGAAAGGTCACAATGGTCAGCAAGCTAGAGCTGGTTATTCTCAAAAAATCGGTTTCGAAGGGGGTCAAATGCCTTTGCAGAGAAGATTACCTAAATTCGGTTTCAAAAACGTAAACAGAAAAGAATACAGAGCTATTAACCTGGATGATATTCAAAATCTAATTGATACTAAATCTTTAACAGGAGATATTACAAAAGAAGTTTTGGTAGAAAACGGTCTGGCTACTAAGAAAGAAATAGTGAAAATTATGGGGAGAGGAGAATTGAAATCTGCGGTTTCAATCTCTGCTGACAAGTTCACTAAATCTGCTGAAGAGCTTATTTCTAAAGCAGGTGGAAAAGCAATTACCTTATAA
- the infA gene encoding translation initiation factor IF-1 produces MAKQKHIEQDGVITEALSNAQFRVELENGHILIAHISGKMRMHYIKLLPGDKVKLEMSPYDLTKGRITFRY; encoded by the coding sequence ATGGCAAAACAGAAACATATTGAGCAGGACGGCGTTATTACGGAAGCACTTTCGAACGCGCAGTTCCGTGTAGAACTTGAGAATGGGCATATTCTTATCGCTCATATCTCCGGTAAAATGAGAATGCATTATATTAAACTTTTACCCGGTGATAAGGTAAAACTTGAAATGTCTCCTTACGATTTAACCAAAGGGAGAATTACATTTAGATATTAA
- the rpsE gene encoding 30S ribosomal protein S5 gives MLGLDNIERVKPGGLELKDRLVSVNRVTKVTKGGRAFGFSAIVVVGDENGTIGFGLGKSKEVASAIAKAVEDAKKNLVKVPVMNHTIPHQTAARYGGADIFMRPASHGTGLIAGGAVRAVLESAGIHDILSKSKGSSNPHNVVKATFKALLDIRRPEEIARMRGVSLSKVFNG, from the coding sequence ATGTTAGGACTAGATAATATAGAAAGAGTAAAACCGGGAGGATTAGAATTAAAAGATCGTCTCGTATCCGTAAACAGGGTAACAAAAGTAACTAAAGGGGGTAGAGCTTTCGGATTTTCTGCAATTGTTGTTGTAGGAGACGAAAACGGAACTATCGGTTTTGGTTTAGGAAAATCTAAAGAAGTAGCTTCTGCTATTGCAAAAGCAGTAGAAGATGCTAAGAAAAATCTTGTGAAAGTTCCTGTAATGAATCACACCATTCCTCACCAGACTGCTGCTAGATATGGTGGTGCAGATATCTTCATGAGACCTGCTTCACACGGTACAGGTCTTATCGCCGGTGGTGCGGTAAGAGCGGTATTAGAATCTGCAGGTATTCACGATATCCTTTCAAAATCTAAAGGATCTTCAAACCCTCACAATGTGGTAAAGGCAACTTTCAAAGCATTGTTAGACATCAGAAGACCAGAAGAGATTGCAAGAATGAGAGGAGTTTCTCTAAGTAAAGTGTTTAACGGTTAA
- the rpmJ gene encoding 50S ribosomal protein L36: MKVRASIKKRSADCKIVRRKGVLFVINKKNPKFKQRQG, translated from the coding sequence ATGAAAGTTAGAGCATCAATTAAAAAAAGAAGTGCTGATTGCAAAATTGTACGCAGAAAAGGCGTGCTTTTCGTAATCAACAAGAAGAACCCAAAATTTAAACAAAGACAAGGCTAA
- the secY gene encoding preprotein translocase subunit SecY yields the protein MKEFIQTLKNIWSLKELRDKILFTLGIILVYRFASFISLPAINLAEVGDLLEHYKSQGGNKQGAGLLGLLSSFTGGAFSHASVMALGIMPYISASIIVQLMGMAIPYLQKLQKDGESGRNTLNQITRWLTIGVCLVQAPSYLTSITQLFLPYAQFQSAYLVDPNSIMFWLPSIVILVGGSVFAMWLGEKITDKGIGNGISILIMVGILSRLPEAFVQEIAVQNGKGGLGSIMILIEVIFWMLVVLLAVVLSVAVRKIPIQYVSRAQARGGVNKNLMQGARQWIPLKVNAAGVMPIIFAQALMFVPGLLTKFDESNTFLAGFKNVFSWQYNVLFALLIIIFSFFYTAITIPVNQMADDLKRNGGLVPKVRPGKETADYLDDILSKITLPGAIFLSIFAVLPAIVHGSLVQTDAFALFFGGTSLLIMVGVVLDTVQQINTYLLNHHYDGLMQSKLSRSTGY from the coding sequence ATGAAAGAATTTATACAAACCCTTAAGAATATTTGGAGCCTTAAAGAATTAAGAGATAAGATTCTCTTTACTTTAGGTATTATCCTTGTGTATAGATTCGCATCTTTCATCTCTCTACCTGCAATTAACCTTGCAGAAGTAGGAGATCTCTTGGAGCATTATAAAAGTCAAGGCGGTAACAAGCAGGGAGCAGGTCTCCTTGGCTTGCTTTCGTCGTTTACAGGTGGGGCTTTCAGCCACGCTTCCGTGATGGCTTTAGGTATAATGCCTTATATTTCTGCTTCTATTATCGTTCAGTTGATGGGGATGGCTATCCCTTATCTTCAGAAACTTCAAAAAGACGGAGAATCAGGTAGAAATACACTGAATCAAATTACTAGATGGTTAACAATTGGGGTTTGTCTTGTACAGGCACCATCTTATTTAACTTCTATTACTCAGTTATTCCTACCGTATGCTCAGTTCCAGTCTGCATATCTTGTAGACCCCAATTCTATTATGTTCTGGTTGCCAAGTATTGTAATCTTGGTAGGTGGTTCTGTATTTGCCATGTGGTTAGGTGAAAAAATTACCGATAAAGGTATTGGAAATGGTATTTCTATCCTTATTATGGTAGGTATTTTATCTAGATTACCAGAAGCATTTGTACAGGAAATCGCAGTACAAAACGGAAAAGGAGGATTGGGTTCTATCATGATCCTTATTGAAGTGATATTCTGGATGCTGGTTGTTCTTTTAGCAGTAGTACTATCTGTTGCGGTAAGAAAAATCCCTATTCAGTATGTAAGCAGAGCTCAAGCAAGAGGAGGTGTTAATAAAAATCTTATGCAGGGAGCAAGACAGTGGATTCCATTAAAAGTAAATGCGGCAGGGGTTATGCCAATCATTTTTGCTCAGGCATTAATGTTTGTACCCGGCTTATTGACAAAATTTGACGAATCAAATACTTTTCTTGCAGGTTTCAAAAATGTTTTTAGCTGGCAGTACAATGTATTGTTTGCACTATTGATTATTATCTTTTCATTTTTCTATACCGCAATTACAATTCCGGTGAACCAAATGGCTGATGATTTAAAGAGGAATGGAGGTTTGGTACCAAAAGTAAGACCAGGTAAAGAGACAGCTGATTATTTAGATGATATTTTATCAAAAATTACCTTGCCAGGTGCAATATTTTTATCTATCTTTGCAGTCCTTCCGGCTATAGTGCATGGAAGCCTTGTTCAGACAGATGCGTTCGCCTTATTTTTTGGCGGAACTTCGTTGCTAATTATGGTTGGGGTGGTACTAGATACAGTTCAACAGATTAACACTTATCTGCTGAATCATCATTATGATGGCTTAATGCAGTCTAAACTATCAAGATCGACTGGATATTAA
- the rpmD gene encoding 50S ribosomal protein L30 — MATIKVKQVRSAIGRTKTQKRTLEALGFKRLHQVIEHEATPSILGMIAAVSHLLEVQK, encoded by the coding sequence ATGGCAACAATTAAAGTAAAACAAGTAAGAAGCGCTATTGGTAGAACAAAAACCCAAAAGAGAACGCTTGAAGCATTAGGATTTAAGAGACTTCACCAAGTTATAGAGCACGAAGCTACTCCTTCAATTTTAGGAATGATCGCTGCAGTTAGTCACTTACTTGAAGTTCAAAAATAA
- the rpsM gene encoding 30S ribosomal protein S13, with the protein MARIAGIDLPKNKRGVIGLTYIYGVGRSTSSEILKNAGISEDKKVNEWNDDELAAIRNYITENIKVEGELRSEVQLNIKRLMDIGCQRGIRHRLGLPLRGQRTKNNSRTRKGKRKTVANKKKASK; encoded by the coding sequence ATGGCGAGAATTGCAGGTATTGATTTACCAAAAAACAAAAGAGGTGTTATCGGTTTAACTTATATTTATGGTGTTGGAAGAAGTACTTCTTCTGAGATCCTGAAAAATGCCGGTATCAGCGAAGACAAGAAAGTCAACGAATGGAATGACGATGAATTGGCTGCAATCAGAAATTACATCACCGAAAACATTAAAGTAGAAGGTGAGCTTAGATCTGAAGTGCAATTGAACATCAAGCGATTGATGGACATAGGATGCCAACGAGGAATACGTCACAGACTAGGACTACCTTTAAGAGGCCAGAGAACGAAAAACAACTCTAGAACCCGTAAAGGAAAGAGAAAAACAGTTGCTAACAAGAAAAAAGCAAGTAAATAA